The proteins below are encoded in one region of Sphingobacterium sp. R2:
- a CDS encoding SusC/RagA family TonB-linked outer membrane protein → MKNKLLAQCAMTLTFLLVSFIAFAQTKVLKGKVVDETQGPLAGATIKVKGGAAATTTDTEGSFTLTIASEAKTLEVSFIGYTLKEVPIVGSDITVALEPSAGQGLDEVVVIGYGTARKKDLTGAMVTIGAKNFNKGVMTSPDQLIQGKTPGVMVINNTGQPGGATTVRIRGNSSIRASNNPLFVLDGVPMSGNSPLPEGRGGFSSDRGNPLSYLNPGDIASMDILKDASATAIYGSRGANGVILITTKKGKVGSPEVSVGASAGVSSMREYPDVLDAARFREALKYYTPNDVANADFGGNEDAFRAITRKAITQNYYADIAGGTEHGKYRLSGGYLNQNGIIRGSQLKKYTANFTGNFRFLENKRLGVDFSAFLTQLDNRYAPINAMVGSEGNVISQALQWNPTLPLYDDKGNLTYVSPSTRNPLTSIEAFKDVATTNTTVINIAPYYKITDDLEYRFIYSVMRQLGNRQGMYRAVLIDPSKVNDEEAFISNNGETNLQMTHIMSYNKQINENWNVNAVAGYEYLDFNFNNNLSYGSGFKYIGLDYFDYIQNSMVATRGIASYRSPSNQLQSFFLRGGVNYLDRYLLTATVRKDGSTKFGENNKYATFPSIAIAWNLAQEDFLKSTNIFDQLKLRLGWGKTGNQEFPTGASLNRITFGNGGSAGQVNFQNKDLKWETSTTLNAGVDFSVLKGRLYGSIDYFHKKTTDALFEQTLAMDGPAGRIWVNLDGEILNKGVEIALTGTLLKSENWNWDVTGNATFLKNSASGLKGDYETGALRGQGFSGVLGQRMTNGQPLNVWYLADFQGIDPVTGTSMYLGKDGSVSTGNDPASNKFYRNSPNPTTLLGISTNVSYKQFSLSANMNGALGHYLFNNTAATALGLSNLSARNIGSTFFNTAIKESISNSAAPSTRFLEKGDYLKMANLTLSYRVGNIGRALKNLNVSLTGQNLFIITKYTGFDPEVNTDGSVNGIPSLGIEYLPYPPARNILLGVNFSL, encoded by the coding sequence ATGAAAAATAAACTACTTGCACAGTGCGCAATGACACTTACATTTCTGCTTGTATCTTTTATTGCATTTGCCCAGACGAAAGTCTTGAAGGGGAAGGTTGTCGATGAAACACAAGGTCCATTGGCAGGAGCTACAATCAAGGTAAAAGGAGGTGCCGCAGCAACCACAACAGACACGGAAGGTTCCTTTACATTGACTATTGCCAGTGAAGCTAAAACGCTGGAAGTATCTTTCATTGGATATACTTTAAAAGAAGTACCCATTGTGGGAAGCGATATCACGGTAGCGCTTGAACCTAGTGCGGGTCAGGGCTTAGATGAAGTCGTTGTAATCGGTTATGGTACTGCCCGTAAAAAAGACCTAACGGGGGCTATGGTCACTATTGGCGCCAAAAATTTTAATAAAGGTGTTATGACCAGTCCTGATCAACTAATACAGGGCAAGACGCCTGGTGTGATGGTGATTAACAATACGGGGCAACCTGGTGGGGCAACAACAGTACGTATTCGAGGGAATTCATCGATCCGGGCAAGCAACAATCCGTTGTTTGTACTCGACGGTGTTCCCATGTCCGGCAATTCGCCGTTGCCTGAGGGTAGAGGAGGTTTTTCTTCCGATAGAGGAAATCCACTTAGTTACTTGAATCCTGGTGACATCGCCAGCATGGATATCCTTAAGGATGCTTCCGCGACGGCAATTTATGGTTCACGAGGTGCAAACGGGGTGATACTAATTACCACTAAGAAAGGAAAGGTTGGCTCTCCTGAAGTTTCTGTCGGAGCTTCTGCGGGTGTCTCAAGTATGCGGGAATATCCTGATGTATTGGATGCGGCCCGATTTAGAGAGGCCTTAAAATACTATACACCGAATGATGTAGCGAATGCTGACTTTGGAGGAAATGAAGATGCTTTCAGAGCAATTACCCGAAAAGCGATTACACAAAATTATTATGCTGATATTGCAGGGGGTACTGAGCATGGAAAATATCGTCTCTCGGGTGGATATTTAAACCAAAACGGTATTATTCGCGGATCACAACTGAAGAAATATACGGCCAACTTTACGGGCAATTTTCGCTTCTTAGAGAATAAGCGGTTGGGTGTAGATTTTAGTGCTTTCTTGACCCAGTTGGATAATCGGTATGCACCAATCAATGCGATGGTAGGTTCAGAAGGAAATGTGATCTCTCAGGCCTTACAATGGAATCCAACACTGCCGTTATATGATGATAAAGGTAACCTGACTTACGTTAGTCCGTCAACCCGAAACCCTTTAACAAGTATTGAAGCTTTTAAAGATGTGGCAACGACAAATACGACCGTGATTAATATTGCTCCGTATTACAAAATCACAGATGATTTGGAGTACCGTTTTATCTATAGTGTGATGCGACAGCTAGGCAATCGCCAGGGGATGTATCGTGCAGTTTTGATCGATCCTTCAAAAGTTAATGATGAAGAGGCCTTTATTTCCAATAATGGTGAAACCAATTTGCAGATGACACATATTATGTCTTATAACAAACAAATTAACGAAAACTGGAATGTTAATGCCGTGGCCGGCTATGAATACCTTGATTTTAACTTTAATAATAATCTTTCTTATGGTAGTGGGTTCAAATATATCGGACTTGATTACTTCGATTACATTCAAAATTCGATGGTCGCTACACGCGGCATTGCATCATATAGAAGTCCCTCAAATCAGCTCCAATCGTTTTTCTTGCGTGGTGGGGTCAATTATTTGGATCGCTATTTATTGACTGCAACGGTACGTAAAGATGGTTCGACCAAATTTGGCGAGAACAATAAATACGCTACTTTTCCATCCATTGCGATTGCATGGAACCTAGCGCAGGAAGATTTTTTGAAATCGACGAACATTTTCGATCAGCTAAAATTACGTTTGGGATGGGGGAAAACCGGTAACCAGGAGTTTCCTACCGGAGCTTCATTAAACCGGATTACCTTTGGTAATGGCGGAAGTGCAGGTCAAGTAAATTTCCAAAATAAAGACTTGAAATGGGAAACATCGACAACGCTTAACGCAGGAGTTGATTTTTCCGTGTTGAAAGGTCGTTTATATGGTTCGATCGATTATTTTCACAAGAAAACAACCGATGCGTTGTTTGAACAAACACTGGCAATGGATGGTCCAGCCGGACGTATATGGGTGAATTTAGACGGTGAGATTCTTAATAAAGGGGTTGAAATTGCATTGACAGGAACACTGTTGAAAAGTGAAAACTGGAATTGGGATGTAACAGGTAATGCAACATTTCTAAAAAATAGTGCAAGTGGACTTAAAGGTGATTATGAGACAGGAGCATTGCGTGGACAGGGATTCTCCGGTGTATTGGGGCAACGCATGACGAATGGACAGCCTTTAAACGTGTGGTATTTAGCAGATTTTCAAGGTATTGATCCCGTGACAGGAACGAGCATGTACTTGGGGAAAGATGGAAGTGTCAGTACGGGCAATGACCCCGCTTCCAATAAATTCTATCGAAACAGTCCAAATCCAACAACGCTTTTAGGTATCTCTACAAATGTGAGCTATAAACAATTCTCATTGTCAGCCAATATGAATGGTGCACTAGGACATTATCTTTTTAACAATACCGCAGCAACAGCACTGGGCTTAAGCAATTTGTCTGCTCGAAATATTGGGTCTACATTTTTTAATACTGCTATTAAGGAATCAATCTCAAATTCAGCAGCGCCTTCTACGCGTTTTCTGGAAAAAGGAGATTATTTGAAAATGGCTAATCTTACTTTGAGTTATCGTGTTGGTAATATAGGCAGAGCGCTTAAGAATTTAAATGTATCGCTGACTGGACAGAATCTTTTCATTATCACGAAATATACAGGATTTGATCCCGAGGTGAATACGGATGGCTCAGTAAATGGAATTCCTTCATTAGGCATTGAATACTTGCCATATCCGCCAGCCAGAAATATACTTTTGGGAGTCAATTTTTCCTTATAA